Genomic window (Paenibacillus sp. PK3_47):
CATGGATCTTCTTCATAAAAAAGGGATCAAAGCCGTTATTACACCTACCGGTTGGGACGTTCTGGAACTCGTTCATAAATACAAGCCGATTGCCATTACGCTGGATCTGCATCTTGGGGAGGATACCGACGGCTGGCTGGTACTGGGGCAGCTGAAGAATGATATTCATGTCCGGCATATTCCGGTCTGTGTCATGACTGTCGACGAGGATGAGGTGCTCCTGCTGCAAAAAGGGGTGTACGACTATTTCCGCAAACCGGTGACGAATGAAGAGCTGGAGAATGCGCTGGACCGCCTGAACCAGTTTGCGGACAAGAAGACCCGGAGTCTGCTGGTAGCCATTCCAGATGAGACAGAACGCAAACAGATTACCGGCCTGCTAAGCAGCCAGGATATCAAAATAACGGCCGTGGATACGGGGCGCAAAGCGCTGAACCAGATCAGCAGCAAAGATTTTGATTGTGTAATATTGGACAACAGTCTGCCGGATATGAATCTCTTCCGGTTCGTCCGGGACATGCACAAGAAAGCCGGCAATAAAAGGGTTCCGGTTGTAGTCCGCTTAAGCAGCAAACTGACGCCTTCAGAGGCGGAAGAGTGGGATGAACTGGCCAAAATGGCGGTGCTGAAAGAGGTCAAGTCCAATCTGCAGGTGGTGGATGAAACGACGCTCTTCCTGCATTTCGAGGCGGAGAATCTGCCGTCCGATTCCAGGGACAAGCTGGTCAAATTATATAATTCGGACGAAATGATCGAGTACAAAAAAGTGCTCGTTGTAGATGATGATATCCGGAACATTTTTGCGCTCACGTCGATTTTGGAGCGGCACCATATGAAGGTGATCCCCGCGGAGAACGGCCAGGATGCAATTGACCTTCTGGAACAGACAGCGGATATTGAGATCGTCCTCATGGATATCATGATGCCGGGAATGGACGGTTATGAAACGACCCGTGCGATCCGCCGGAAGCCTGAATTCAGTGACCTGCCTATTATTGCCCTGACGGCAAAGGCTATGAAAGGCGACCGGGAGCTGTGCCTTGAGGCAGGCTGCTCGGATTACATTACCAAACCGGTCAACAGCCTGCAGCTGTTATCCATGATGAGAACCTGGCTGGACAAATAAGCTGTGTACAGAGCAGCCCTTAATATGGGCAGGAAAATAAACAAGCGGCTCATCCATTGGATGGGCCGCTGTTTGCGTCAATAGACCGCTTTTTCATCACTGCAGTCCCGTATAATAAGCGTAAATCTGCTCCACCGGCTTAAAATACAGATAGCCGTCCTCCCAGGGCTGAAAATGCAGGTCCATTCTGGAGTCACTCCAAGGCACTGGGGTCCCTTTGCTGGACAGGCGTCCGGGAACTACCGGCTCCTCGGTGACGCCCGGAAATTCCTGATAGCCGAACAGCAGATTCTCATGCATGGCGATAATGTCGTATTTGCCTCCATGGAAGGCCCGTTCTTCCTGCAGCTGGTAATGATAGTAGATATAACTGGCTGCCATCTCCCGTTTCAGGAAGGCCACACGCCCGCCGCGCCGTTCCACAGGGTCTTTACGCAGCCAGTGTTCCACATTGGCCGGCTCATTGAAATGAAAGACGTCGATCATCGAAATCCATTTTCTCGCCGCTTGCTCACCCGGCCAGTCTATGAGATAAGGGGCGGCAGCGCCGGCCACGGCTTCAGGCTCAAGCTCCCTGTCCACACATTCATAATATAAAAAGACATTATCCCGCCAGGAAAAAGCGGCAGCCGTCATCAATGCGCCTTCCTTGACCAGCTGCTGTGCTGTCCTGTCTTCCTTCAAGACCTGAAGACCGGCCCCGTCCTGCCCTGTTTTCCAGATCCCCCGGTAAATCCTGCGTGTAATCATAACTCTGTCCTGATCTCCCCTCTTCATCCAACGGATGTGACCCTATCCAATATCCCTTCACTTTATAGTAGCATATTTAATGGTTTCTCCGATCATGAATTGATCCGCAGAGCTGGCACCGGCAGGCAAGTTTTAATCATAATAAATCGCGTCATACGGAAATTCAAGCTTCTTCAGCCGGTACTCCTTCGGGGTCATGGACATATATTCACGGAACACCTTGCCGAAGTAGCTGGGGCTGTCAAAGCCGCATTGCCTGCCGATTTCCTGGATGGAAAGATCGGTGGTGCGCAGCAGCGACACAGCAACTTCCACCCGCCGTTCCCGCAGATAAGCCAGGGGGGAGGTCTGCTCGGACCTCTGGAAAAGCCGGCACAGATGATGTTTGTTCACCCCGCAGTGTCCGGCAATCATATCGAGAGTGAGCGGATCCGCGTAATGCTCCTTCAGGTACTTTTTGGCCCTGAGGATAATGGAGCTGGTAGCCGCACTGATGTCTTTGGTGATCTCCCGGCTCGTCCGGACCAGGGACAGCATCCAGCTGTAGACCTGGGCGGACAGCAGATATTTGTCGGTTACTTTCTCTTCGGCAATGGTTCTCAGCAGCTCCCGCAAGCCGGTAATCACCGGAGAATCCGCTTCTCTATGAATGACATGGCCTTCCTGTGCAATGATCATCTCCCAGATCCGGTTTGCTTCATCCCCTCTTAAATTAAGCCAGAGAATTTCCCAGGGCTGATTCTGATCAGTGTAGTAATAGCGGTGATTGCTTGGAACCCGGACCAGAAATCCGGAACCTTTGGTCAACGGAATCAGCTGCTGGTCCACCTCAATCCAGCCTTGTCCGCTGAGCGTATACTGAAAAATGACATGCCCGGCGTCCGGCCGTTCATTGCCGCCGAAGCTGTAATCGGAGGTTCTGATCTTCTGCCATCCGATCGAGCTTAACATCAAGATTGATGTATCGTCATTATGAAAAGCATATGATGAAGAGTCAGCCATTGTATATTCTCCTTATAGTGAAAGTCAATTTTGTTATATTATAAGGCACAACTTTTAGATTGTCCCCCCTTCGCTCCACAGGTAAGATCGGATTAGATAAAGGAGTGATGCATGATGTTAAATGACGAGCAGCTTATC
Coding sequences:
- a CDS encoding AraC family transcriptional regulator, encoding MADSSSYAFHNDDTSILMLSSIGWQKIRTSDYSFGGNERPDAGHVIFQYTLSGQGWIEVDQQLIPLTKGSGFLVRVPSNHRYYYTDQNQPWEILWLNLRGDEANRIWEMIIAQEGHVIHREADSPVITGLRELLRTIAEEKVTDKYLLSAQVYSWMLSLVRTSREITKDISAATSSIILRAKKYLKEHYADPLTLDMIAGHCGVNKHHLCRLFQRSEQTSPLAYLRERRVEVAVSLLRTTDLSIQEIGRQCGFDSPSYFGKVFREYMSMTPKEYRLKKLEFPYDAIYYD